One segment of Manihot esculenta cultivar AM560-2 chromosome 4, M.esculenta_v8, whole genome shotgun sequence DNA contains the following:
- the LOC110613500 gene encoding protein AUXIN SIGNALING F-BOX 2, with amino-acid sequence MNYFPDEVLEHVFDYVTSHRDRNALSQVCKSWYRIESSSRQKVFIGNCYAISPDRVIERFPALKSITLKGKPHFADFNLVPHDWGGFVYPWIEAFARNRVGLEELRLKRMVVSDESLELLSRSFANFKSLVLVSCEGFTTDGLAAIAANCRFLRELDLQENEVEDHRGHWLSCFHDSCTSLVSLNFACLKGDINLGVLERLVARSPNLRSLRLNRAVPFDTLQKILMQSPQLIDLGVGSYIHDPDSEAYNKLLTAIQKCKSVRSLSGFLDVAPHCLPAFHSICPNLTSLNLSYAPGIQGSELTKLIRHCRKLQRLWILDCIGDKGLEVVASTCKDLQELRVFPSDPYVGNAGVTEEGLVAISGGCPKLHSILYFCQQMTNAALITVAKNCPNFIRFRLCILDPIKPDAVTMQPLDEGFGAIVHSCKGLRRLSMTGLLTDQVFLYIGMYAEQLEMLSIAFAGDGDKGMQFVLNGCKRLRKLEIRDCPFGNGALLMDVGKYETMRSLWMSSCEVTLGGCKTLANKMPRLNVEIMNENELADFICDDTQKVDKMYLYRTLVGRRKDAPGFVWTL; translated from the exons ATGAATTATTTCCCAGACGAGGTATTAGAGCATGTTTTCGACTATGTAACGTCACACAGAGACCGCAACGCGTTGTCTCAGGTCTGTAAATCATGGTACAGAATCGAAAGCTCCAGCAGGCAGAAGGTGTTTATAGGAAATTGCTATGCGATCAGTCCAGACAGAGTGATCGAAAGGTTTCCTGCTTTAAAGTCTATTACTTTGAAGGGAAAGCCTCATTTCGCTGACTTCAATCTTGTCCCACATGATTGGGGAGGTTTCGTTTACCCTTGGATCGAAGCTTTCGCCCGGAACAGAGTCGGCTTGGAGGAGCTCCGGCTGAAAAGGATGGTGGTTTCCGATGAAAGCTTGGAGCTGCTGTCAAGGTCTTTTGCGAATTTTAAGTCTTTGGTTCTTGTTAGTTGTGAAGGTTTCACCACTGATGGGCTTGCTGCTATTGCTGCTAATTGTAG GTTTCTTAGAGAGCTGGACCTGCAAGAAAATGAAGTTGAGGATCACAGAGGCCATTGGCTTAGTTGTTTCCATGACAGCTGTACATCTCTTGTATCACTTAATTTTGCTTGCCTTAAAGGAGATATTAATTTAGGAGTTCTTGAGAGACTCGTAGCAAGATCTCCAAATCTCAGGAGTTTGAGGTTAAATCGGGCAGTTCCATTCGATACGCTCCAAAAGATATTGATGCAATCACCTCAGTTAATAGACTTGGGTGTAGGATCTTATATACATGATCCAGATTCTGAAGCCTACAATAAATTATTGACCGCCATTCAAAAATGTAAATCAGTCAGGAGTTTGTCGGGGTTTTTGGATGTTGCTCCTCACTGCCTACCAGCTTTTCACTCGATTTGCCCAAacctgacatccttgaatctaAGCTATGCTCCAGGAATTCAAGGTAGTGAGCTCACAAAGCTAATTCGCCATTGTAGGAAACTCCAGCGCTTGTGG ATATTAGACTGTATCGGAGATAAAGGACTAGAAGTTGTGGCATCCACTTGTAAGGATTTGCAGGAACTGAGGGTTTTCCCTTCAGATCCCTACGTAGGAAATGCGGGAGTGACAGAAGAAGGCCTGGTGGCCATTTCCGGTGGTTGTCCTAAGCTTCATTCAATTTTATACTTCTGTCAGCAGATGACGAATGCAGCCCTCATAACAGTAGCCAAGAACTGCCCCAATTTTATCCGCTTCAGGTTGTGCATCCTGGATCCCATAAAACCAGATGCTGTGACCATGCAGCCATTGGATGAAGGTTTTGGGGCTATTGTTCATTCATGTAAGGGTCTCAGGCGGTTGTCGATGACTGGTCTTCTGACTGACCAAGTTTTCCTTTACATTGGGATGTATGCCGAGCAACTTGAAATGCTTTCAATTGCATTTGCTGGGGATGGTGACAAGGGAATGCAGTTCGTATTAAATGGTTGCAAAAGACTTCGCAAATTAGAGATCAGGGACTGCCCTTTTGGCAATGGAGCACTTCTGATGGACGTGGGAAAGTATGAAACAATGCGATCCCTTTGGATGTCGTCCTGTGAAGTGACTCTTGGAGGCTGCAAAACCCTAGCAAATAAGATGCCGCGGCTCAATGTGGAGATCATGAATGAAAATGAGCTAGCAGATTTTATTTGTGATGATACACAGAAAGTAGACAAGATGTACCTATATCGGACATTGGTAGGGCGACGGAAAGATGCACCGGGCTTTGTGTGGACTTTGTAA